DNA from Gramella sp. MAR_2010_147:
CATCTTTTTCATCGGTGTTCATTGTGCTCAACTCTCCATTAAAGGTTTTATACTTTATTTCTTTGGCTTCGAGCGGGAAAATTTTATCCCTGGCAACTTCAGTCTGGTAATTTCCTTCTTCATCCGTTTCAAGAAAAGCGATCTGTTCATTTTCCTTATTCATTACCCTTACCGTTGCCGCTGAAATCGGCTTTCCATTTACGGCGTCAGTTACCTGCCCCTTAACAATTAAGGGATTTAGTTTATTGAAAACATAGATATCATCACTACCTCCACCACGGTTGGTAGAGATAAATCCTTCTCTGGAATCTGATACCTGGAAATATGCAAAATCATCCATGCTGCTGTTCACCGGTTCCCCAAGGTTCTCAACTTCCCCATCTTCAAATCTGAAGATATCGAACAGGCCTAAACCAGCATGTCCATTAGAGGAAAAATATAATGTACCGTCTGTATCCATAAATGGAAATGTCTCGTCAAATTCGGTATTTACAGGTTCACCTAAATTTTCAGGAGTTCCAAAGTTCCCGTTTTCATCAACAGAAACTTTGTAAATATCAGTCCCTCCATTGCCATTTGGCATGTCTGATGTAAAATAAAGTGTTTTTCCATCTGGAGAAAGGGAAGGATGCCCTACTGAATAATCGCTGCTATTAAAGCTCAGTTCCTTAACATCTGCCCATCCATTTCCGGCACTTTTCGCTGAATATAATTTTAAGTGATTGGTTTTTTCTTTATCTCTTTTCCCTTCTTTATTGTCCAGGTAATTATTTCTGGTAAAATAGATAGTACTCCCGTCCGGACTTATCACGGCAGGACCGTCATGTAGCTTTGTATTTACATCGCCACCAATAGGACTTACATTTCCAGAGGACTTGTCCATCACATAAATATCAAGAAATGGTTCTCCATTCCAGCTATAAGTTTTCTCTTTTACAGCTTCATCCTTGGCTCTGGCAGAGACAAAGTAAACCTGTTCATCTTTCACAAAAACACCAAAGTCACTCACTTCTGAATTAAATTCTGAAGGCTGAACTTTGTAAGTAGCTCTACTTTTATATTCGTCTTTATTAAGCATGGTCTGGATCTGGTCAGATCCTTTGCCACTTTCCAGATATTTTCTAAGCCATTGTTTAGATTCGTCATATCGCTTAACTCCCCGAAGTGCCTGAGCATATTTATAATAATATTCAGGAGAGATGGTGGTATCTTCAATCACATCGCCGTAGTAATGAACCGCATTCTCCGGACTTCTAAGCATCATATAAGAATCCCCTAATTTGGTTGAATTATAGGTGATATTGTATTCATTCTCGATAAGTTCCTTGTAGACGTCGGTTGCTTCTAAATAGGCAAAATCCTTGTAAAGTCTATCAGCCTTTTTTTGCTTTCCACTCTGTGCCTGTACGCTAAGCGAACAGGAAAGAAGTATTAAAAATAGATAGTAAAAATTTTTCATAATGAACAGGCTTTAAGTTAAAAGAAACGGGGTGATTTGTACCTGGTATTCTTAAATCTAAACTCATAGATTAGCAGGAATTCATGCGATCCAGAGGTGTATGGTTGTATGTCTGATATTGAATACTCATAGGCATACCCAGCTCTGAAACCCGGGAATAATTGAATATCCAGAAAAGCTCCAACCGCATCATCAATTCTATAGTTGGCACCTAAAAAGAACTTTTCATTGAAAATGGCTGTCGCTGTTAGATCTACTGAAAGCGGAGCCCCTTTTGTAGCTTTAACCAGTGTTGAAGGTCTTAGCTTGAAACTGTCGCTCAGGTCAAACACATAGCCCGAAGTTAAGTAATAATGAACCTGTTCCAGAGCCTTGAACTCTTCCTGACGGTTATTATCCTTATTAATTAACTTAGGGGCAGAA
Protein-coding regions in this window:
- a CDS encoding OmpA family protein → MKNFYYLFLILLSCSLSVQAQSGKQKKADRLYKDFAYLEATDVYKELIENEYNITYNSTKLGDSYMMLRSPENAVHYYGDVIEDTTISPEYYYKYAQALRGVKRYDESKQWLRKYLESGKGSDQIQTMLNKDEYKSRATYKVQPSEFNSEVSDFGVFVKDEQVYFVSARAKDEAVKEKTYSWNGEPFLDIYVMDKSSGNVSPIGGDVNTKLHDGPAVISPDGSTIYFTRNNYLDNKEGKRDKEKTNHLKLYSAKSAGNGWADVKELSFNSSDYSVGHPSLSPDGKTLYFTSDMPNGNGGTDIYKVSVDENGNFGTPENLGEPVNTEFDETFPFMDTDGTLYFSSNGHAGLGLFDIFRFEDGEVENLGEPVNSSMDDFAYFQVSDSREGFISTNRGGGSDDIYVFNKLNPLIVKGQVTDAVNGKPISAATVRVMNKENEQIAFLETDEEGNYQTEVARDKIFPLEAKEIKYKTFNGELSTMNTDEKDEMIYDIQLNPIEDVEYLAEIDNIYFDFDKSAIRPDAAKELDKLVDLMQNQYPELVIEIGSHTDRRGTNAYNEKLAERRAKATYDYLLSKDISEDRISTYKGYGETKPAIDCERCSEKDHQLNRRSMFSVVKMD